From one Stigmatella erecta genomic stretch:
- a CDS encoding toxin-antitoxin system YwqK family antitoxin: MLAGTAFACNRSSSPCPDGARLHGRAPPEGTLQWCAKPDGQKHGRWAEWHPNGKLKTEGSYAQGKMEGRWVSYFPTGVKQLEGEYQGGLKRGQWTLYYEEGPKNREEVHAPGSNAVKWTAWRSDGQVWAEGTLVGQRPQGPYSEWHPNGVLAAQGLYEDGRQTGQWTYWDLQGHASAEPQGDFAKE, encoded by the coding sequence GTGCTCGCGGGCACGGCCTTCGCGTGCAACCGTTCCTCCAGTCCCTGTCCTGACGGCGCACGGCTGCATGGCCGCGCCCCGCCGGAGGGGACCCTGCAATGGTGCGCGAAGCCCGATGGCCAGAAGCATGGCCGTTGGGCGGAGTGGCACCCCAATGGGAAGCTCAAGACCGAGGGCAGCTATGCCCAGGGCAAGATGGAAGGCCGCTGGGTCAGCTACTTCCCGACCGGTGTGAAGCAGCTCGAAGGCGAGTACCAGGGCGGCCTCAAGCGGGGCCAGTGGACGCTCTACTACGAGGAAGGACCCAAGAACCGCGAGGAGGTCCACGCCCCCGGCTCCAACGCGGTGAAGTGGACGGCGTGGCGCTCTGACGGGCAGGTGTGGGCCGAAGGAACGCTCGTGGGTCAGCGCCCGCAGGGGCCCTACTCCGAATGGCACCCCAACGGGGTGCTGGCCGCCCAGGGCCTCTACGAGGACGGCCGTCAAACCGGGCAGTGGACCTACTGGGATCTCCAGGGCCATGCCTCGGCCGAGCCGCAGGGC
- a CDS encoding TlpA family protein disulfide reductase: MSTPKIPLKLLDPDGGWINAPVHVSELDGQPILLHFWSMACEDCISQFAEVKQWLEVFGPQGLKVIGVDVTRSEQELSDTNAVEDFARRHGLSYPIAVDDGSMAKVYRVTQHPAFLLFNAEGWLRYHLSGRDAAQKVESALRLLMHSQSFTSAAQAP, translated from the coding sequence ATGTCCACGCCCAAGATTCCCCTCAAGCTGTTGGATCCGGACGGCGGTTGGATCAACGCCCCTGTCCATGTCTCCGAGCTGGATGGGCAGCCCATCCTCCTCCACTTCTGGTCCATGGCGTGCGAGGACTGCATCTCCCAGTTCGCCGAGGTGAAGCAATGGCTCGAGGTCTTCGGCCCGCAGGGGCTGAAGGTCATCGGCGTCGACGTCACGCGCTCGGAGCAAGAGCTGAGCGACACCAACGCCGTGGAGGACTTCGCGCGCCGGCACGGGCTGAGCTACCCCATCGCGGTGGATGATGGCTCCATGGCGAAGGTGTACCGCGTGACCCAGCACCCCGCCTTCCTCCTCTTCAATGCGGAAGGTTGGCTGCGCTACCACCTCTCGGGGCGTGACGCGGCGCAGAAGGTGGAATCCGCGCTCCGGCTCCTCATGCATTCTCAGTCTTTCACCAGCGCCGCGCAGGCGCCCTGA